The Arthrobacter russicus genome has a segment encoding these proteins:
- a CDS encoding potassium-transporting ATPase subunit C, which translates to MNTFTSYLRQFGTAFRLLLAATLVLGLGYPAVVWGVGQLAFPSQANGSIVLVDGQPAASSLIVQSPADGLGPEWFRPRPSAVNWDPTSSSPSNLGPNDPKLAESIAQLRAQVAKDEGVVEDQVPLDAVTASGSGLDPQISSGYAKLQIPRIAAATGLPESALADLVAKNTTSALESLLGQEAVNVTRLNLDLAAAVRK; encoded by the coding sequence ATGAATACTTTTACTTCCTATCTGCGCCAATTCGGCACCGCCTTCCGACTGTTGCTGGCGGCGACGCTGGTGCTCGGCCTGGGCTACCCGGCGGTGGTCTGGGGCGTGGGGCAGCTGGCCTTCCCGAGTCAGGCGAATGGTTCGATTGTCTTGGTCGACGGGCAGCCGGCAGCGAGTTCGCTGATCGTGCAGTCGCCCGCCGACGGCCTGGGCCCGGAGTGGTTCCGCCCCCGGCCGTCTGCGGTGAATTGGGACCCGACTTCCTCGAGCCCGAGCAACTTGGGCCCGAACGATCCGAAGCTGGCCGAATCCATCGCCCAGTTGCGGGCCCAGGTTGCCAAGGACGAGGGCGTCGTCGAAGACCAGGTGCCGCTCGATGCGGTGACCGCCTCCGGATCCGGGTTGGATCCGCAGATCTCTTCCGGCTATGCCAAGCTGCAGATTCCGCGGATTGCCGCGGCGACCGGGTTGCCGGAGTCGGCGCTCGCGGACCTGGTGGCGAAAAACACCACGTCGGCACTGGAATCGCTGCTGGGCCAGGAAGCTGTCAACGTGACCAGGCTGAATCTGGACCTGGCTGCTGCGGTCCGGAAATAG